Proteins from one Leucoraja erinacea ecotype New England unplaced genomic scaffold, Leri_hhj_1 Leri_583S, whole genome shotgun sequence genomic window:
- the LOC129694225 gene encoding cathelicidin-related peptide Pt_CRAMP2-like encodes MRLWSAYLLCAAAVVGVSGSPVQHTPTAKDALQAAIYKYNAGSGQDNLYKLLRTYCIAIKLVPHGKEYEIGFTLKETACTRGMEDIMEQCEFMNNGTTLTCNALITIRFHVTKPARTVISCTSN; translated from the exons ATGAGGTTGTGGTCGGCCTACCTCCTGTGTGCTGCAGCGGTGGTCGGTGTGAGCGGGAGCCCGGTCCAACACACGCCAACAGCCAAGGACGCCCTGCAGGCCGCCATCTACAAGTACAACGCGGGCTCCGGACAGGACAACCTCTACAAGCTCCTGAGAACGTACTGCATCGCCATCAAG TTAGTACCACATGGCAAAGAATATGAGATAGGATTTACCCTGAAGGAGACGGCCTGTACTCGGGGGATGGAGGACATAATGGAACAGTGTGAATTCATGAACAACGGG ACCACGCTGACCTGTAACGCACTGATTACGATTCGATTCCACGTCACAAAACCAGCAAGAACGGTCATCAGCTGTACATCG aACTGA